A window of the Pelagicoccus enzymogenes genome harbors these coding sequences:
- a CDS encoding glycosyl hydrolase family 8, whose protein sequence is MPPKLTTTLGILAAFVFASTTPAAPPPGGAALTGEYPNLFKTYLGKSDEEIEAKVEGAFDQLFYGDPFTERVYYTASEDTAYLADVGSRDVRSEGISYGMMITVQMDKQQEFNALWKWAKTHMQYTEGPLRGYFAWHRDYDGDMTRADGSEIRGAGPAPDGENWMVMALFFASHRWGDGEGIFNYGREAQDLLRMMIHKDDEPDRGDIVSMFHPEEKQIRFTPDGQYGPNFTDPSYHTPHFTELMARWAEDPADRAFLAEVAQTSRQLFRNAAHPETGIMANYTEFDGTPIVRWDRAFAADAWRTLGWPAMDWSWWGEDEWMVEQSNRILRFYAAQPVDDWPDHMELDGTVQRRGGWAHGLTGMAATAALAADPELGKPMVERLWNLELPNDVGRDTDGLMAEGELRSQRYYSGLLMMFGLLHASGTFQIYGPVEP, encoded by the coding sequence ATGCCCCCAAAACTCACCACCACCCTCGGAATCCTCGCAGCCTTCGTATTCGCTTCCACGACACCCGCCGCGCCTCCTCCCGGCGGAGCAGCCCTGACCGGGGAGTACCCGAACCTCTTCAAGACCTACCTTGGCAAGTCTGACGAAGAGATCGAAGCGAAGGTCGAGGGAGCCTTTGACCAGCTCTTCTACGGCGACCCGTTCACGGAACGCGTTTACTACACGGCGTCGGAGGACACGGCTTACCTCGCGGACGTCGGCAGCCGGGACGTGCGCTCCGAAGGCATCTCCTACGGGATGATGATCACCGTGCAGATGGACAAGCAGCAGGAATTCAACGCCCTGTGGAAGTGGGCCAAGACCCACATGCAATACACCGAAGGGCCCTTGCGCGGCTACTTCGCCTGGCACCGCGACTACGACGGCGACATGACGCGGGCCGATGGCAGCGAAATCCGAGGCGCTGGCCCGGCGCCGGACGGCGAGAACTGGATGGTCATGGCCCTCTTCTTTGCCTCCCACCGTTGGGGCGATGGCGAGGGAATCTTTAACTACGGGCGAGAGGCGCAGGATCTGTTGCGCATGATGATCCATAAGGACGACGAGCCGGACCGCGGCGACATCGTCAGCATGTTTCACCCGGAGGAGAAACAGATCCGCTTCACCCCCGACGGCCAATACGGTCCGAACTTCACCGATCCTTCCTACCACACCCCGCACTTTACCGAGCTGATGGCGCGATGGGCGGAAGATCCGGCGGATCGCGCTTTCCTCGCAGAAGTCGCCCAGACCAGCCGTCAGCTCTTTCGCAACGCAGCTCACCCGGAGACGGGCATCATGGCCAACTATACCGAATTCGACGGAACCCCGATCGTTCGATGGGACCGCGCCTTCGCTGCGGACGCGTGGCGCACCTTGGGCTGGCCAGCCATGGACTGGTCTTGGTGGGGAGAGGACGAGTGGATGGTGGAACAGTCCAATCGCATCCTACGGTTCTACGCGGCCCAGCCAGTCGACGATTGGCCTGACCATATGGAGCTAGACGGCACCGTGCAACGCCGTGGCGGATGGGCCCACGGCTTGACTGGGATGGCGGCGACAGCCGCGTTGGCCGCCGATCCGGAATTGGGAAAACCGATGGTCGAACGGCTGTGGAACCTTGAGTTGCCGAATGACGTTGGCCGCGATACCGATGGATTGATGGCAGAGGGCGAGCTGCGCAGCCAGCGCTACTACAGCGGCCTGCTCATGATGTTTGGACTGCTCCATGCCAGCGGCACTTTCCAAATCTACGGTCCGGTCGAGCCGTGA
- a CDS encoding Nramp family divalent metal transporter yields the protein MPHLKDAPTDFVGILKQLGPGLIISASIVGSGELIVTTKLGADVGFTLLWFIIFGCLIKVFLQVELGRYAILSGKTMLQAIDGVPGPRLLVSWLVWVWICMFVATFFQVSGMVGGIAQAVSLSGLQFSNTTLALAITGSCALLLFIGRYTFVERFSTVMVAGFTLFTILAVLSLYWTDYGVSAADLAEGMSFGLTDDFTIAFAAFGVIGVGASELIYYPYWCLEKGYARFVGRDDQSDAWQKRAKGWIRVLQWDAFASMVIYTGATIAFYLLGAAVLHGKSVEVSNDNLMASLSHLYSESFGVVGLWIFIFGAIAVLYSTVFIATASNGRLAADLLQLFGLAKTASEERRGQLIRYSCVALPVIYCVFYLTLGRPVTLVTIGAVAQALMLPFLGYAALYFLYRRTAEVMKPGKVWFAFLWISSMLMGAVGIYQLSRMF from the coding sequence ATGCCCCACTTGAAAGACGCCCCTACGGACTTTGTTGGAATTTTGAAGCAGCTCGGCCCTGGACTTATCATTTCGGCCTCCATCGTTGGCTCCGGCGAACTGATCGTCACCACGAAGCTGGGGGCAGACGTCGGCTTTACGCTGCTTTGGTTCATTATCTTTGGCTGTTTGATCAAGGTGTTCTTGCAGGTGGAGCTCGGCCGCTACGCCATCCTCTCTGGGAAGACTATGTTGCAGGCCATTGACGGGGTTCCGGGGCCGCGCTTGCTGGTGTCGTGGCTGGTCTGGGTTTGGATCTGCATGTTTGTGGCAACCTTCTTTCAAGTCTCGGGCATGGTGGGCGGCATTGCTCAGGCGGTTTCCTTGTCGGGACTCCAGTTTTCAAATACGACGCTCGCTTTAGCCATCACCGGATCCTGCGCGTTGTTGCTCTTCATCGGTCGCTACACTTTCGTGGAGCGCTTTTCTACGGTCATGGTGGCGGGGTTCACCTTGTTCACGATCCTCGCGGTCCTGTCCTTGTACTGGACCGATTATGGCGTAAGCGCTGCGGATCTAGCTGAAGGTATGAGTTTCGGGCTTACGGATGACTTCACTATCGCTTTTGCCGCTTTCGGAGTCATCGGGGTCGGGGCTTCGGAATTGATTTACTATCCCTACTGGTGCTTGGAAAAGGGATACGCTCGTTTCGTGGGAAGGGATGACCAAAGCGATGCATGGCAAAAGCGGGCCAAAGGTTGGATCCGAGTGCTGCAGTGGGATGCTTTTGCTTCGATGGTCATCTATACTGGCGCCACGATTGCCTTCTACTTGCTGGGAGCTGCCGTGCTGCATGGCAAAAGTGTAGAGGTCTCGAATGACAACCTGATGGCTAGCCTCTCCCATCTATATAGCGAGTCCTTTGGTGTAGTGGGTTTGTGGATATTCATTTTTGGAGCGATCGCCGTCTTGTATTCCACGGTTTTTATTGCCACCGCCTCGAATGGTCGACTTGCGGCGGACTTGCTGCAGCTCTTTGGTCTCGCGAAAACTGCCAGCGAGGAGCGTCGCGGTCAGCTAATTCGCTACTCCTGCGTAGCCCTGCCGGTGATCTACTGCGTTTTCTATCTCACGCTGGGACGGCCGGTGACTCTTGTCACCATCGGAGCGGTGGCCCAGGCCCTCATGTTGCCTTTTCTAGGATATGCGGCTCTTTACTTTCTTTATCGCCGTACCGCGGAGGTCATGAAGCCGGGCAAAGTCTGGTTCGCCTTCCTGTGGATCTCCTCCATGCTCATGGGAGCGGTGGGAATCTATCAGCTGAGTAGGATGTTCTAG